A region of the Arthrobacter sp. FW306-07-I genome:
TTCGCCGAGGTCCACCCCAAGGACGACGCCGAGGTAGTGGAGCAGATCAAGGGCATCTTCGACGCCCTGGCCGCATCCGCGCCCGCAGCCTAGCCCGTCACGCACCCCGCAGTGTCCGGTACGCCCCGTGCGTCCCGGACACTGCCGCGTTTAAGGGCAGGCCCAGGCACCGTGACCAACTCTTGTCCCAACCGGTACCGTCCGGACATCCCCGGCGGGAAGACCGGCCGTAGCGTTAATCCACTGGAACTACCGGATCGGATTGCGGCCCCATGGCAGGAAAAAGACGCTGGGACAGCTGTGGGCGTGCCGCCATGGCTGCCGCAGGATGCCTGGCCCTGCTGCTCACCGCTTGCAGCGCCCCGCTCCCCCGCCCGGAGGGGCAATCCCCCGCTCCAGCGGGAAGCACCGGACCAAGTGCCGCCCCACTGGCCTTCCTTCCCCCCACAATTGCCGGCACTGAATCCGGACGCGGGGCGCCGGCGGCCTCGCCCGCCCCTGGCAGCGGCACCGAGGCTACGGCCCCGCCGGTCAGGGCCTACTTCGTGCTGATGGACGACGGCGGCAGGCACGGCGTCCGCTTTGGCTGCAACGACAGCCTGGTTGGCGCTGCCCTGGCCGGCGGCGCGGGAGACGACAGGCTTAAGGCAGCTGTCAACGCCATCCTGGGCGGTGGACAGCAGCCGGAAAATCTGTACAACGCGCTGGGCAGCTCCCGGCTAAGGTTCCTGTCCGGCAGCTTCGACGGCACCACTGTCACGGTCTACCTGGCAGGAACCCTCAACCCGGGCGGGACCTGCGACCTTCCCCGCATTGAGGCCCAGCTGACCCAGACGGCACTTGAAGCCGTCGGCGCCGTCAAAGCCGCCATCTACATCAACGGCGAGACCTTGGCGGACTACCTGAAGTTGAAGTAGCGCGCCCCCCGGTGCCGAACCTCGCGCCGGTAAATCAGGGATAAACAGCTGTTGCTTTTGAAGCAACAGCTGGCTGTATCCTGACTCTGTGAGCCACGAGACACTTGACGCTGCGGCCGGCACGCTTCCGGCAGAGGCCATTGACGCCATCGAACGTGCCGCCACCTCGGCGCCCCGGCATGAGGAACTCTTCTCCGAGCGTGCGGCAAACATCCGACAGTCGGCCGTGCGCGACGTCTTCGACATCTCCATGCGGCCTGGCCTGGTGTCCCTGGCCGGTGGAAGCCCCTACCTGCAGTCGCTGCCGCTCGACCGCCTGGCAGCGACGGCCGCCAAGATCATCGCCGAAGACGGCCTCACAGCCCTGCAGTACGGCGCCGGGCAGGGAACCGCTGAACTGCGGGCCCAGATCTGCGAGGTGATGGCCACCGAAGGCATCCTCGATGCCAAACCGGAGAACGTGGTGATCACCGCCGGTTCCCAGTCCGCACAGGACGTGGCCACCAAGCTTTTCTGCAATCCCGGCGACGTGGTGCTGGTGGAGGACCCCACCTACGTGGGCGCGTTGAACACTTTTGAGGCGTACCAGGTCCAGGTGGAGACGGTGGAAATGGACCAGTACGGCTTGGTTCCGGAACTGCTGGAGGCCCGCATCGCAGCCCTGCAGCTGGCCGGGAGGAGCATCAAGTTCCTGTACACCATCCCCAACTTCAACAACCCCTCCGGCATCACCCTGGCAAAGGAACGCCGGCAGCAGGTGGTGGATATATGTCGCCGTGCCAATATCCTGGTGCTGGAGGACAACCCCTATGGCCTGCTCCGTTTCGAGGGGGAATCCCTGGCTCCCCTCCGGGCCGCCAACCCGGACGACGTGATCTACCTGGGCTCCTTTTCCAAGATCTTCGCTCCCGGCCTCCGCATCGGCTGGGCCCTGGTACCGGAGCACCTGCAGCGCCGCTATTACCTTGCCGCGGAGTCCGTGACGCTCTGCCCACCTGCCCTGAACCAGATGCTGGTCTCGGCCTATCTGCGCGGGTACGACTGGAAGGGGCAGATCGAGACCTACCGGGGGCTTTACGCCGAAAGGTGCCGGGCCATGCTGGCCGCCCTCAAGGAATTCATGCCGGCCGGAACATCCTGGACCAGTCCGCAGGGCGGCTTCTTCGTCTGGGTGACTTTGCCCGAAGGCGTCGATACCTACCCTCTGTTGCACAAGGCGATCGACGCCGGGGTGGTGTTTATCCCGGGAGCCGCCTTCACGCCGTCGGACGAGCCGTCCAACAAGCTGAGGCTCGCCTTCAGCGCCGTGCCTCCCGACGCGATCGCCGAAGGAGTGCGCCGCCTGGCGCCGGTGCTGCAGGAAGCCATCGCCGCGCTGTAGCGTAAGCCACACGAAAGCCGTAAACCGAGCAAAGGAGCATGCATATGGGTGGAATCATCGTTGTAGGGGTTGACGGCAGTGAGACCGCAAAGAAGGCGGCCGAGTCGGCCAAGGGCCTGGCAGCAGCCATGGGCGCTTCGCTGCACGTCGTATCCGCCTTCGACAGCGACCGGACTGAGGTTTTCGGCAGCGGCAGCGACCGGTGGATCGTCTCCGATGCGGATGCCGCAGAGCAGGTGGCGCGCACCGTGGCGGAATCGCTGGGCCGCGACATCACCGTGACGTACTCGGCAGCACGCGGACGGCCCGCCGACGCTTTGATCAAGGAAGCGGTCCGAATGGACGCACAGATCATCGTGGTGGGAAACCGGCGCATGCACGGCATCGGCCGGGTACTTGGCAGCGTGGCCAACAGCGTGGCCCACAACGCTCCGTGCGACGTCTACATCGCCAACACCTACGACGCCGACTAGGCCCTCCAGCCCCCGGGAGTAACCCCGGACACTCCCCGTGGTGGCGGACATCGCTGCGGGGGGTGTCCGTTCTCACCGCCACATCACCGTTTCAGCTGGTGGCGCAACGATAAAGTTGTAGGGGCCCCCAAAGGCGTGGACACTGACGATTCCACCCCCAGCGAAGGGCTCCTCCTTGATTACTCTGCAGCGCCGCCAGCTCGTTGGCCACGATATCCTCCTGGCCCGCCACGGCAACCACATCAGCTCCATGCGGGTGGACCGCGGCAACGACAGGGTGGTTGCGCTGCTGGACGACGGCAGCCTGGACAGCGCGCCCAACCTCATCACTCCCGGGCTTCAGCTTCCGCAGACCGTCCGCAGTGTCCTGCGCGAGGACTGGAAGCTGCTAAGCGCCTGGGCCGGCATGGCCGCCCTGATGGGGGTCCTCATGACCGGCGCTGCGGTCGCCCTGGGAGCCACTGCCGATCCGGCGGTCATTGACGCCCTGACTGCCTACAACGCGTACTAAAGCCCCGGCGCTGCGCGTGCTGCCCGGGGCTTCATCCCACCAGCCAGCCCCGCAACAGCCACCAGATTCCGGCCATCACCACGCCGCCGAAGAGCGAACCGGCCACCACCTGCGCCGGCGTGTGCGCCCTTAGGACCACCCTTGACCAGCTGACCGCCGGGACCAGGAGCAGCAGCGGCGCCCACGCCGGGCCCAGCATCAGCACGGATACGACGGCGGCACAGGACATCGCCGCGGCGTGGCCACTCATTTTCCAAAACGGGCTGACCGCTGCCAGGACGGCGACTCCGCCCACCACCGCCAGGACCATGGCCACCACACTCGGCGGGGCGTCCACGGCGTTGAGCACCAGCAAGCCGACAGCGATGCAGGCCAGTGCCATCAGGAGCACGGGCGCACGCTGCTTCCGGTCGCTGACGTGGTGATCCGTCACCTTCCCCATTCGGACCAGGACAAGCAGCACCACCAGCGGTAGCACGCACACAAAGACCGCCGCCAGCGCGCCGTAACCGATGGACCCGGGAAACCCCGCCTCCGCCAGCGGGCTGATCAGCAGCTGGAGGGAAACCACCACCGGTGGCTGGAAAACCTCAGTCAGCCATCTGG
Encoded here:
- a CDS encoding GerMN domain-containing protein; its protein translation is MAAAGCLALLLTACSAPLPRPEGQSPAPAGSTGPSAAPLAFLPPTIAGTESGRGAPAASPAPGSGTEATAPPVRAYFVLMDDGGRHGVRFGCNDSLVGAALAGGAGDDRLKAAVNAILGGGQQPENLYNALGSSRLRFLSGSFDGTTVTVYLAGTLNPGGTCDLPRIEAQLTQTALEAVGAVKAAIYINGETLADYLKLK
- a CDS encoding aminotransferase-like domain-containing protein yields the protein MSHETLDAAAGTLPAEAIDAIERAATSAPRHEELFSERAANIRQSAVRDVFDISMRPGLVSLAGGSPYLQSLPLDRLAATAAKIIAEDGLTALQYGAGQGTAELRAQICEVMATEGILDAKPENVVITAGSQSAQDVATKLFCNPGDVVLVEDPTYVGALNTFEAYQVQVETVEMDQYGLVPELLEARIAALQLAGRSIKFLYTIPNFNNPSGITLAKERRQQVVDICRRANILVLEDNPYGLLRFEGESLAPLRAANPDDVIYLGSFSKIFAPGLRIGWALVPEHLQRRYYLAAESVTLCPPALNQMLVSAYLRGYDWKGQIETYRGLYAERCRAMLAALKEFMPAGTSWTSPQGGFFVWVTLPEGVDTYPLLHKAIDAGVVFIPGAAFTPSDEPSNKLRLAFSAVPPDAIAEGVRRLAPVLQEAIAAL
- a CDS encoding universal stress protein — encoded protein: MGGIIVVGVDGSETAKKAAESAKGLAAAMGASLHVVSAFDSDRTEVFGSGSDRWIVSDADAAEQVARTVAESLGRDITVTYSAARGRPADALIKEAVRMDAQIIVVGNRRMHGIGRVLGSVANSVAHNAPCDVYIANTYDAD
- a CDS encoding phosphatase PAP2 family protein, whose amino-acid sequence is MTVSGGSIRVKNRTARWLTEVFQPPVVVSLQLLISPLAEAGFPGSIGYGALAAVFVCVLPLVVLLVLVRMGKVTDHHVSDRKQRAPVLLMALACIAVGLLVLNAVDAPPSVVAMVLAVVGGVAVLAAVSPFWKMSGHAAAMSCAAVVSVLMLGPAWAPLLLLVPAVSWSRVVLRAHTPAQVVAGSLFGGVVMAGIWWLLRGWLVG